The Desulfuromonas sp. genome includes the window GGCTATTTAGGCAATAATCCCAAATTGACTGACCTAATACACTGGCAGTTTTTCTAGCAGAGAAACTAGTGAAGTTTATAGAACCTGCACCACCACCTGCAGGTAGAGAACACCCGCAGAGGCACAGAACAACAATTAATAACGTACATAGCCTCATCGACATATGTATGGCTCTACCTGATATTCATGATAAGGTCGCCCCATCATTGCTAATTTTTTTTCGATTTTACCTAACCATAAAATATGTGTTGCACCTATTTCTGCGGCTTTAACTTTTAATACGAATCTTGCATAATCTGCGTCGCCCTTACGAGAGTCTACAGAAATCAAGTTCAATTTTTGACATTGTGCAACATCCGCCGAATCTGCATCAATAATTTCCCGTGCCCTTTGCTGTAAAGCTGGATCGTGAATATTGGTACTTGAAGTTGCACAACCTGCAAGAATTAGTATTGTCAACAAACCCCAAAAAACTTTCATCGGTCCTCCTCCTTTTGATATCTTGATAATATAAAAAGCCACTCTGCATACAGAGTGGCTTCAATCGATCCAACAGACCCCTCCGGTACAGATTCTTATAAACCTACATAAATAATAAAATTCAATTTACTTGAAAAATAAAAGGCGGTCAAACAAATAGGTTTCTTATTTATCCTGTTATTTCTAATCTGGTGCTTAATCCCTCTGATTTAGCAGTCTTCTTAGAAACCCTGAAAAATAAAAATAGCGTTCCGAGCAAGTCGGAAATATCGACTCAGAAGAAATAAAGAAAGCTGACCACCGCCAGGAACAGGACCGCCAGCAGAACCCCACCACCGACCGGATAGGTCGAAAGGCGGCTGCGCCGAATGATTCGCTCTTCCAACTCCCGATCCGGTTCTTCACCGGCCGCTTCTGCGACCATGCTCGCCCCGTACTTCTGGAAATTGCCGCCGGGATCATCAAAGTAGCGGGCAAGCTGGCCGGGAAGATACTGACCGAGCCACTTCTGCGCCCAGTCGTTGAAACCATTGAAAACCTTGTCGCAGAGCCAGTAGAAACCGCGACCACCCATCCGGTAGAACCAGTCGGTATCGAGCGAGATGGTCTCGGTCCGCTTGAGCAGCGGCAGCAGCAGGAAGAAGGCGAGTGCCGAGAACATCAGTAGCTGGAACTGATTGAGGGTGTGCTCGAACGAATAGGCGTGATAATCGACCACGCCAAAGGGGAGGATGTCGTAGAGTGGTTGCGGGTAGACACCGATAAAGATGCAGATAAAGGAAAGCAGCGCCATCGCCGCCAGCATGTGCTTCGGCGGCTCACCCGGCCGCAGGCCGTTGTCCTTGGCGAAGAAGACAAAATAGGGGAACTTGATGCCGGCATGCAGGAATACACCGGCCGAAGCGATTTCCAGAACGAGCCAGACCCAGATCAGCCCTTCATTGACCCCGGCGTAGATGATCATCGGCTTGGTCGTGTAGCCGGACAGAAACGGGAAGCTGGAGATCGCCAGGGCGCCGATGGTGCCGAAAATCATCGTCCACGGCATGGTTTTATAGAGTCCGCCGAGATCGGTACATTTGCTCTTGCCGGTCATGTAGAGGACCGAGCCGGCGCTCATCCAGAGCAGCGCTTTATAGATGATATGGGCAAAGGCGTGCGATACCGCGCCGTTCAACGCAATGGTAGTGCCGATACCGATACCGCAGATCATGAAACCGACCTGGTTCATGATCGAATAGGCGAGTATGCGCCGCATATCGTTTTCGAGGATGGCCCAGATGATACCGTAGATCGCCATGACACAACCGACCACCATCAGCACTTCCCAACCGGCGAAGCCGCGGATCAGGGTATAGACGGCGGTCTTGGTGGTGTAAGCGGTCATGATGACCCCGCCGGTGACGGTCGCTTCCGGGTAGGCATCGGACAGCCAGGCGTTCATCGGCGGTGCCGCTGCATTGACCAGGAAACCAAACAGGATCAGGTAGGTCGGCAGCCCCTGCAGATCGAAGCCGTCGAAGGCGACCGATCCGGTGGCGTTGATCTGGAGCAGAATCCCCGCCAGCAGGCAGAGTCCGCCGAAAATGTGTGCCATCACGTAGCGGAAGGCTGCACGGTAGGAACGCTCGGTCTTGCGGGCCAGCACCAGGAAGGTTGACGTCACTGCCATGATCTCCCAGAACAGGTAGAGGGAGATCAGGTCTGCGGCAAAAACCGCGCCGAGGGCGGCGCCGATATAAGCGAGGGCCGCGGTGTGCTCGTAACGATCCTTCAAGTGTTGGGCAAAGAGGAAGCAACCGAAGGCGTTGATAGTGAATACGTAGCCGAAGACCTTGCTTAGCTTGTCGACCCGCAGCAGGTTGAGGTCGAAGCCGAACAACTGGTAATTACAGTAGAGGCCTGGATCGAGCTGGGTGATGACG containing:
- a CDS encoding Na(+)/H(+) antiporter subunit D (subunit D of antiporter complex involved in resistance to high concentrations of Na+, K+, Li+ and/or alkali; contains an oxidoreductase domain; catalyzes the transfer of electrons from NADH to ubiquinone; in S. meliloti it is known to be involved specifically with K+ transport), which codes for MTMSSLHPTLLFFAGAVLLWFLPIIGRRLLILLVPAAAFFVITQLDPGLYCNYQLFGFDLNLLRVDKLSKVFGYVFTINAFGCFLFAQHLKDRYEHTAALAYIGAALGAVFAADLISLYLFWEIMAVTSTFLVLARKTERSYRAAFRYVMAHIFGGLCLLAGILLQINATGSVAFDGFDLQGLPTYLILFGFLVNAAAPPMNAWLSDAYPEATVTGGVIMTAYTTKTAVYTLIRGFAGWEVLMVVGCVMAIYGIIWAILENDMRRILAYSIMNQVGFMICGIGIGTTIALNGAVSHAFAHIIYKALLWMSAGSVLYMTGKSKCTDLGGLYKTMPWTMIFGTIGALAISSFPFLSGYTTKPMIIYAGVNEGLIWVWLVLEIASAGVFLHAGIKFPYFVFFAKDNGLRPGEPPKHMLAAMALLSFICIFIGVYPQPLYDILPFGVVDYHAYSFEHTLNQFQLLMFSALAFFLLLPLLKRTETISLDTDWFYRMGGRGFYWLCDKVFNGFNDWAQKWLGQYLPGQLARYFDDPGGNFQKYGASMVAEAAGEEPDRELEERIIRRSRLSTYPVGGGVLLAVLFLAVVSFLYFF